The following are encoded together in the Scomber scombrus chromosome 7, fScoSco1.1, whole genome shotgun sequence genome:
- the LOC133983054 gene encoding protein NDRG1-like isoform X1, with protein MVLEDNEGDSVFEPQITEEHIDTTYGNVHCIMTGTPKANRPVILTYHDIGLNHKSCFEPLFNHLDMQEIVKHMPVCHVEAPGQHEGAKTLPSSYTYPTMDQLSEALPAVLKHFGLRSVIGMGVGAGAYILAKFALNHPDMVDGLVLININPTADGLMGSVANKLTEWTHTLPDTVITHLFGKEEIETNHDLIATYRHHITTTMNQTNVSQFIRSYNSRNALEVERPIPGANITARTLKCATLLVVGDHSPAVEAVVDCNSKLNPTKTTLLKMADCGGLPQVDQPAKVIEALKYFIQGMGYLSSASMTRLRSRTASSSSITSMDGSRSRSHTNELQRGRTLSHGTEDKRGRSHTDVSMENISNNHIDQSITKSTEVTC; from the exons ATGGTCCTGGAGGATAACGAGGGTGACTCTGTCTTTGAGCCCCAGATCACT GAGGAGCACATCGACACTACATATGGGAATGTCCACTGCATCATGACAGGGACGCCCAAGGCAAACCGACCTGTCATCCTGACTTATCATGATATTGGACTGAACC ACAAGTCATGTTTTGAGCCTCTGTTCAACCATCTAGACATGCAGGAAATAGTCAAACATATGCCTGTTTGCCATGTTGAAGCACCAGGACAACATGAGGGAGCTAAAACTCTCCCTTCCTC GTATACCTACCCTACCATGGACCAGCTGTCTGAAGCACTGCCCGCTGTCCTCAAACACTTTGG gctgCGTAGTGTGATTGGGATGGGAGTTGGAGCTGGAGCCTACATTCTGGCTAAATTTGCT ctgaatCACCCTGATATGGTGGATGGACTGGTTCTCATCAACATCAACCCCACCGCTGACGGACTAATGGGTAGTGTTGCAAACAAG CTCACTGAATGGACCCACACTCTCCCTGACACAGTCATCACCCACTTATTTGGAAAG GAGGAGATCGAGACCAACCATGACCTCATAGCAACATACCGGCACCACATAACAACAACGATGAACCAGACCAATGTGAGTCAGTTCATCCGCTCCTACAACAGCCGCAACGCTCTGGAGGTGGAGAGGCCTATTCCCGGGGCAAACATCACTGCCAGGACACTCAA GTGCGCCACTCTGCTGGTTGTAGGAGATCATTCTCCAGCTGTGGAGGCTGTGGTCGACTGCAACTCCAAACTCAACCCCACAAAGACAACACTGCTCAAG ATGGCGGACTGTGGAGGACTTCCTCAAGTGGATCAG CCAGCCAAAGTGATTGAAGCCTTGAAATATTTCATCCAGGGCATGGGATACT TGTCCAGTGCCAGCATGACCAGACTTCGCTCCCGGACAGCCTCCAGCTCCAGCATCACGTCCATGGATGGCTCTCGGAGCCGCTCACACACCAACGAGCTGCAGCGTGGACGGACACTCTCACATGGCACGGAGGACAAACGTGGGCGCTCACACACTGATGTCTCTATGGAGAACATCTCCAACAATCACATCGATCAGAGCATCACAAAGTCCACTGAAGTGACGTGCTAG
- the LOC133983054 gene encoding protein NDRG1-like isoform X2, giving the protein MTGTPKANRPVILTYHDIGLNHKSCFEPLFNHLDMQEIVKHMPVCHVEAPGQHEGAKTLPSSYTYPTMDQLSEALPAVLKHFGLRSVIGMGVGAGAYILAKFALNHPDMVDGLVLININPTADGLMGSVANKVSILTEWTHTLPDTVITHLFGKEEIETNHDLIATYRHHITTTMNQTNVSQFIRSYNSRNALEVERPIPGANITARTLKCATLLVVGDHSPAVEAVVDCNSKLNPTKTTLLKMADCGGLPQVDQPAKVIEALKYFIQGMGYLSSASMTRLRSRTASSSSITSMDGSRSRSHTNELQRGRTLSHGTEDKRGRSHTDVSMENISNNHIDQSITKSTEVTC; this is encoded by the exons ATGACAGGGACGCCCAAGGCAAACCGACCTGTCATCCTGACTTATCATGATATTGGACTGAACC ACAAGTCATGTTTTGAGCCTCTGTTCAACCATCTAGACATGCAGGAAATAGTCAAACATATGCCTGTTTGCCATGTTGAAGCACCAGGACAACATGAGGGAGCTAAAACTCTCCCTTCCTC GTATACCTACCCTACCATGGACCAGCTGTCTGAAGCACTGCCCGCTGTCCTCAAACACTTTGG gctgCGTAGTGTGATTGGGATGGGAGTTGGAGCTGGAGCCTACATTCTGGCTAAATTTGCT ctgaatCACCCTGATATGGTGGATGGACTGGTTCTCATCAACATCAACCCCACCGCTGACGGACTAATGGGTAGTGTTGCAAACAAGGTCAGTATT CTCACTGAATGGACCCACACTCTCCCTGACACAGTCATCACCCACTTATTTGGAAAG GAGGAGATCGAGACCAACCATGACCTCATAGCAACATACCGGCACCACATAACAACAACGATGAACCAGACCAATGTGAGTCAGTTCATCCGCTCCTACAACAGCCGCAACGCTCTGGAGGTGGAGAGGCCTATTCCCGGGGCAAACATCACTGCCAGGACACTCAA GTGCGCCACTCTGCTGGTTGTAGGAGATCATTCTCCAGCTGTGGAGGCTGTGGTCGACTGCAACTCCAAACTCAACCCCACAAAGACAACACTGCTCAAG ATGGCGGACTGTGGAGGACTTCCTCAAGTGGATCAG CCAGCCAAAGTGATTGAAGCCTTGAAATATTTCATCCAGGGCATGGGATACT TGTCCAGTGCCAGCATGACCAGACTTCGCTCCCGGACAGCCTCCAGCTCCAGCATCACGTCCATGGATGGCTCTCGGAGCCGCTCACACACCAACGAGCTGCAGCGTGGACGGACACTCTCACATGGCACGGAGGACAAACGTGGGCGCTCACACACTGATGTCTCTATGGAGAACATCTCCAACAATCACATCGATCAGAGCATCACAAAGTCCACTGAAGTGACGTGCTAG